A region from the Sandaracinus amylolyticus genome encodes:
- the priA gene encoding replication restart helicase PriA: MTIDLFEPAEPAAAQRYVDVALPLPVRRAFTYALPSELASRVALGSRVAVPFSSRKLPGIVTRIDTTPAEGVSPRPIAGVLEDEPLFDPELLALLVEAADYYLHPIGEVLRAAAPALRAEAVRALRASGFLESATELPGARVATRSVLVVRLVPDAERPARLGPRQRQLLALLESRGEVTLEELADHLKEPRAIVRSLEQKGLVHTESREITADPFFRDPVASDAPPEPTSAQRAAIDALVGALRASQPATFLLHGVTGSGKTEVYLRAIAEARAQRKGALLLVPEIALTPQLVGRFRARFGDSIAVLHSALTEKERAVAWRALRSGAVTLAIGARSAIFAPVRDLGIIVVDEEHDPSYKQEEGFRYQARDLAILRAHRAGAVCVLGSATPSLESWSLAREGRHRLLTLDARPGARALPPVEIVDLARHAKGPSGDRRISAPLHRAIEQTLAAGDQAVLFLNRRGFSPSLRCEACGELETCPACSVPLTEHRRAGLVRCHYCDYAAPIGTTCRACGQPALEPLGLGTEKLEEVLAHTFAPARVARLDRDTATGASIEDVLDRVRRREIDLLVGTQMVTKGHDLPGVTLVGVILADQSLAFPDFRAAERTFQLLTQVAGRAGRGERPGRVIVQTYQPHHFAIRAAAKHDFLGFAESELEDRRELGYSPYGRLVAVRIDHGDPDRARAAAELIVAHARAHELSKSGRVEVLGPAPAPIERLRGRWRFRLMLRARERPPLRRVAQSVIARIDEGVLGARASVDVDPVSML, translated from the coding sequence GTGACGATCGACCTGTTCGAGCCCGCCGAGCCCGCGGCGGCGCAGCGCTACGTCGACGTCGCGCTGCCGCTGCCGGTCCGTCGCGCCTTCACCTACGCGCTGCCCAGCGAGCTCGCGTCGCGCGTCGCGCTCGGCTCGCGCGTCGCCGTGCCGTTCTCGAGCCGCAAGCTCCCCGGTATCGTCACCCGCATCGACACCACGCCCGCCGAGGGCGTCTCGCCGCGCCCGATCGCGGGCGTGCTCGAGGACGAGCCGCTCTTCGATCCCGAGCTGCTCGCGCTGCTCGTCGAGGCCGCCGACTACTACCTCCATCCGATCGGCGAGGTGCTCCGCGCCGCGGCGCCCGCGCTCCGCGCCGAGGCGGTGCGTGCGCTGCGCGCGAGCGGCTTCCTCGAATCGGCGACCGAGCTCCCCGGCGCGCGTGTCGCGACCCGCAGCGTGCTCGTCGTGCGGCTCGTGCCCGACGCCGAGCGCCCCGCGCGCCTCGGTCCGCGCCAGCGCCAGCTCCTCGCGCTGCTCGAGTCACGCGGCGAGGTGACGCTCGAGGAGCTCGCGGACCACCTCAAGGAGCCGCGCGCGATCGTGCGCTCGCTCGAGCAGAAGGGCCTCGTCCACACCGAGTCGCGCGAGATCACCGCCGACCCGTTCTTCCGCGATCCCGTCGCGAGCGACGCGCCCCCCGAGCCCACGAGCGCGCAGCGCGCGGCGATCGACGCGCTCGTCGGCGCGCTGCGCGCATCACAGCCCGCGACCTTCCTGCTCCACGGCGTGACCGGCTCGGGCAAGACCGAGGTGTACCTGCGCGCGATCGCCGAGGCGCGCGCGCAGCGCAAGGGCGCGCTCCTCCTCGTGCCCGAGATCGCGCTCACCCCGCAGCTCGTCGGGCGCTTCCGCGCGCGCTTCGGCGACAGCATCGCGGTGCTCCACAGCGCGCTCACCGAGAAGGAGCGCGCCGTCGCGTGGCGCGCGCTCCGCAGCGGCGCGGTGACGCTCGCGATCGGCGCGCGCTCCGCGATCTTCGCGCCGGTGCGCGACCTCGGCATCATCGTCGTCGACGAGGAGCACGACCCTTCGTACAAGCAGGAAGAGGGCTTTCGCTATCAGGCGCGCGACCTCGCGATCCTCCGCGCGCATCGCGCCGGCGCGGTGTGCGTGCTCGGCAGCGCGACGCCCTCGCTCGAGAGCTGGAGCCTCGCGCGCGAAGGACGCCATCGCTTGCTCACGCTCGACGCGCGCCCCGGCGCGCGCGCGCTGCCGCCGGTCGAGATCGTCGATCTCGCGCGCCACGCCAAGGGACCCTCGGGCGATCGCCGCATCAGCGCGCCGCTGCACCGCGCGATCGAGCAGACGCTCGCGGCCGGCGATCAAGCGGTGCTCTTCCTCAATCGCCGCGGCTTCTCGCCGAGCCTGCGGTGCGAGGCGTGCGGCGAGCTCGAGACGTGCCCCGCGTGCAGCGTGCCGCTCACCGAGCACCGCCGCGCCGGGCTCGTGCGCTGTCACTACTGCGACTACGCCGCGCCGATCGGCACCACCTGCCGCGCGTGTGGCCAGCCCGCGCTCGAGCCGCTCGGCCTCGGCACCGAGAAGCTCGAGGAGGTGCTCGCGCACACGTTCGCGCCCGCGCGCGTCGCGCGCCTCGATCGCGACACCGCGACCGGCGCGAGCATCGAGGACGTGCTCGATCGCGTGCGACGCCGCGAGATCGATCTGCTCGTCGGCACCCAGATGGTCACCAAGGGCCACGACCTGCCGGGCGTCACGCTCGTCGGCGTGATCCTCGCGGATCAATCGCTCGCGTTCCCCGACTTCCGCGCCGCCGAGCGCACGTTCCAGCTGCTCACGCAGGTCGCCGGGCGCGCGGGGCGCGGCGAGCGCCCGGGCCGCGTGATCGTGCAGACGTACCAGCCGCACCACTTCGCGATCCGCGCCGCGGCGAAGCACGACTTCCTCGGGTTCGCGGAGAGCGAGCTCGAGGATCGCCGCGAGCTCGGCTACTCGCCGTACGGTCGCTTGGTCGCGGTGCGCATCGATCACGGCGACCCCGATCGCGCGCGCGCCGCGGCGGAGCTGATCGTCGCGCACGCCCGCGCCCACGAGCTGAGCAAGAGCGGCCGCGTCGAGGTGCTCGGCCCCGCGCCCGCGCCGATCGAGCGACTGCGCGGTCGCTGGCGCTTCCGGTTGATGCTGCGCGCGAGAGAGCGCCCTCCCCTGCGCCGCGTCGCGCAGAGCGTGATCGCGCGCATCGACGAGGGCGTGCTCGGCGCGCGCGCGTCGGTGGACGTCGACCCGGTGTCGATGCTCTGA
- a CDS encoding pyridoxal phosphate-dependent aminotransferase translates to MLDLTIDDPMRAALPVDERAMLAALSDPSALTTRDDAPARAAIARDWAALGVSIDPARIVLAAGRDSALARAIATLCEPHEEIITLTPRVAAIARLAGVHVAQVPLARAEHGFELDVAAIYDAISDRTRAIVLSAPHEPTGVVLTEDTHEALVALGVPLIVDESRARYVLDAPEDRVSSVLARPLETLAIASSCFEIAPALELAWLGVGGPAHDVEDAVAKLDATAATHGAIASPLLAAVPRLLESASATRDAITARIRRNLDALRARVPDGARIEGGWLACLRYRNENAGAHARPGVLYDLSSDWVVVSLLTEPATFDAGLDELLA, encoded by the coding sequence GTGCTCGACCTGACGATCGACGATCCGATGCGCGCGGCGCTGCCCGTCGACGAGCGCGCGATGCTGGCGGCGCTCTCCGATCCTTCGGCGCTCACCACGCGAGACGATGCGCCCGCGCGTGCCGCGATCGCGCGCGACTGGGCCGCGCTCGGAGTGTCGATCGATCCCGCGCGCATCGTGCTCGCGGCGGGGCGTGACAGCGCGCTCGCGCGCGCGATCGCGACGCTCTGCGAGCCGCACGAGGAGATCATCACGCTCACGCCGCGGGTCGCCGCGATCGCGCGCCTCGCGGGCGTGCACGTCGCGCAGGTGCCGCTCGCGCGCGCCGAGCACGGCTTCGAGCTCGACGTCGCCGCGATCTACGACGCGATCTCGGATCGCACGCGCGCGATCGTGCTGAGCGCGCCGCACGAGCCGACCGGCGTGGTGCTCACCGAGGACACCCACGAGGCGCTCGTCGCGCTCGGCGTCCCGCTGATCGTCGACGAGTCGCGCGCGCGCTACGTGCTCGATGCACCGGAGGATCGCGTCTCGAGCGTGCTCGCGCGCCCGCTCGAGACCCTCGCGATCGCGAGCTCGTGCTTCGAGATCGCGCCTGCGCTCGAGCTCGCGTGGCTCGGCGTCGGCGGTCCCGCGCACGACGTCGAGGACGCCGTCGCGAAGCTCGACGCGACGGCCGCGACCCACGGCGCGATCGCGTCCCCGCTGCTCGCGGCGGTGCCCCGTCTGCTCGAGTCCGCGTCGGCGACGCGCGACGCGATCACGGCGCGCATCCGCCGCAACCTCGACGCGCTGCGCGCGCGCGTGCCGGACGGCGCGCGCATCGAAGGTGGATGGCTCGCGTGCCTGCGCTACCGGAACGAGAACGCCGGAGCGCATGCGCGCCCCGGCGTCCTCTACGACCTCTCGTCCGACTGGGTCGTCGTCAGCCTGCTCACCGAGCCCGCGACGTTCGACGCGGGCCTCGACGAGCTCCTCGCGTGA
- a CDS encoding EscU/YscU/HrcU family type III secretion system export apparatus switch protein: MADERTEEATPKKLRDARRRGDVWRSRELGVAIGLLAGAAVLGATGSAILEALVASFTLALDAAAGRLDAGPGAILEAALATAAGALAPLLIVVIVSGTLAALAQIGPLFAPDVVAWKLERLDPIAGARKLLSTRSAIELVKIALLLAIVTSVVLATLREGWRGVASLVARDAHAALSAGGSLVEALLLRTGAAVLAVALLDVVYQRWRWLRDHRMSQREIEREHRESDGDPHLQHERERVRRELAMASDLDAVASATVVIVGAGVAVALAFDRTREDAVPEVVARGRGELVARLVQVAHASEIPVRTEPALARALVTISRGEPIPARHYEAVAQLLHAVWSAPLPPPASRRTSAP; encoded by the coding sequence ATGGCGGACGAGCGCACCGAGGAAGCGACCCCGAAGAAGCTGCGCGATGCGCGTCGCCGCGGCGACGTGTGGCGCAGCCGCGAGCTCGGCGTCGCGATCGGGCTCCTCGCGGGCGCCGCCGTGCTCGGCGCGACGGGCAGCGCGATCCTCGAAGCGCTCGTCGCGAGCTTCACCCTCGCGCTCGATGCCGCCGCGGGCCGCCTCGACGCGGGGCCGGGCGCGATCCTCGAGGCCGCGCTCGCCACCGCGGCGGGCGCGCTCGCGCCGCTGCTGATCGTGGTGATCGTCTCGGGCACGCTCGCCGCGCTCGCGCAGATCGGACCGCTCTTCGCGCCCGACGTCGTCGCGTGGAAGCTCGAGCGCCTCGACCCGATCGCGGGCGCGCGGAAGCTGCTCTCGACCCGGAGCGCGATCGAGCTCGTGAAGATCGCGCTGCTCCTCGCGATCGTGACCTCGGTCGTGCTCGCGACGCTGCGCGAGGGATGGCGCGGCGTCGCGTCGCTCGTCGCGCGCGACGCCCACGCCGCGCTATCCGCCGGGGGCTCGCTCGTCGAGGCGCTCCTGTTGCGCACCGGCGCGGCCGTGCTCGCGGTCGCCTTGCTCGACGTCGTCTACCAGCGCTGGCGGTGGCTCCGCGATCACCGGATGAGCCAGCGCGAGATCGAGCGCGAGCACCGCGAGTCGGACGGCGATCCCCACCTCCAGCACGAGCGCGAGCGGGTCCGCCGCGAGCTCGCGATGGCCTCCGATCTCGATGCGGTCGCGAGCGCGACCGTGGTGATCGTCGGCGCCGGGGTCGCGGTGGCGCTCGCGTTCGATCGCACCCGCGAGGATGCGGTCCCCGAGGTCGTCGCGCGCGGCCGCGGCGAGCTCGTCGCGCGCCTCGTCCAGGTCGCGCACGCGAGCGAGATCCCGGTGCGCACCGAGCCCGCGCTCGCGCGCGCGCTCGTCACGATCTCGCGCGGCGAGCCGATCCCTGCGCGGCACTACGAGGCGGTCGCGCAGCTGCTGCACGCGGTGTGGTCGGCGCCCTTGCCGCCTCCTGCCTCGCGTCGCACATCCGCCCCGTGA
- a CDS encoding cystathionine beta-synthase has product MMKGAVPSILGAIGHTPIVKLERVANDVAANVYVKCEFMNPAGSMKDRMVMNMIESAEKRGELKPGGTIIEATSGNTGAAIAMIAAVKGYKCIFVMPDKMSQEKILSLRAWGAKVVVCPTAVEPEDPRSYYSVAKRLAQETPNSFYANQYHNQDNPGGHYRSTGPEIWEQTGGEVDVLVAGLGTGGTITGTGKFLKEKKPTTQIVGVDPVGSLYYDYVKSGRVTQPFTYKVEGIGEDFFPSTIDLSILDEIIRVDDKECFLMTRDLVRLEGLYVGGSCGAAVAGALKYARQTQKKENILVILPDAASKYLSKIFNDDWMRENGFLGESKLGVVGDLLKHKSNEIITASPHDRVRDVIGRMKAHGISQLPVTDGGKLMGAVAEVDLLRYLVSGEHSLDSAVGPLVESDYATVSPRTSIENLQGLLNDARMAVVTDDDKIVGVVTKIDLIDYLARKAA; this is encoded by the coding sequence ATGATGAAGGGCGCGGTACCGAGCATCCTCGGCGCGATCGGACACACGCCGATCGTGAAGCTTGAGCGCGTCGCGAACGACGTCGCGGCGAACGTCTACGTGAAGTGCGAGTTCATGAACCCGGCCGGCTCGATGAAGGACCGGATGGTCATGAACATGATCGAGAGCGCCGAGAAGCGCGGCGAGCTCAAGCCGGGCGGCACGATCATCGAGGCGACCAGCGGGAACACCGGCGCCGCCATCGCGATGATCGCCGCGGTGAAGGGCTACAAGTGCATCTTCGTGATGCCCGACAAGATGTCGCAGGAGAAGATCCTCTCGCTGCGTGCTTGGGGCGCGAAGGTCGTGGTCTGCCCGACCGCGGTCGAGCCGGAAGATCCGCGCTCGTACTACTCGGTCGCGAAGCGGCTCGCGCAGGAGACGCCGAACAGCTTCTACGCGAACCAGTACCACAACCAAGACAACCCCGGCGGCCACTACCGCTCGACGGGCCCGGAGATCTGGGAGCAGACCGGCGGTGAGGTCGACGTGCTCGTCGCGGGCCTCGGCACCGGCGGGACCATCACCGGCACCGGCAAGTTCCTCAAGGAGAAGAAGCCGACGACGCAGATCGTCGGCGTCGATCCGGTCGGCTCGCTCTACTACGACTACGTGAAGAGCGGGCGCGTGACCCAGCCCTTCACCTACAAGGTCGAGGGCATCGGCGAGGACTTCTTCCCGAGCACGATCGATCTCTCGATCCTCGACGAGATCATCCGCGTCGACGACAAGGAGTGCTTCCTCATGACGCGTGATCTCGTGCGCCTCGAGGGGCTCTACGTCGGCGGCAGCTGCGGCGCGGCGGTCGCGGGCGCGCTGAAGTACGCGCGGCAGACGCAGAAGAAGGAGAACATCCTCGTCATCCTTCCGGACGCGGCGTCGAAGTATCTCTCGAAGATCTTCAACGACGACTGGATGCGCGAGAACGGCTTCCTCGGCGAGAGCAAGCTCGGCGTCGTCGGCGATCTACTCAAGCACAAGAGCAACGAGATCATCACCGCGTCGCCGCACGATCGCGTGCGCGACGTGATCGGCCGCATGAAGGCGCACGGCATCTCGCAGCTGCCGGTGACCGACGGGGGCAAGCTGATGGGCGCGGTCGCCGAGGTCGATCTGCTCCGTTACCTCGTGAGCGGTGAGCACTCGCTCGACAGCGCGGTCGGGCCGCTCGTCGAGAGCGACTACGCGACGGTCTCGCCGCGCACCAGCATCGAGAACCTGCAGGGCCTGCTCAACGACGCGCGCATGGCGGTCGTGACCGACGACGACAAGATCGTCGGCGTGGTCACGAAGATCGATCTGATCGACTACCTCGCGCGCAAGGCCGCGTGA
- a CDS encoding SDR family NAD(P)-dependent oxidoreductase, giving the protein MDLQLEDRVALVTGSTAGIGAAIAEGLAREGATVVVHGRSQERAEAVVERIRIAGGTAHVALGDLRGDEGARAVLDQVRAVVDRVDILVNNVGGSDTSKGSWLDTTLDEWSDAYDANTLAAVRLVRALVPAMKARGWGRVIQISSRNAISPYANMPAYGAAKAALNNMTLSLSKELAFTGVTANAVMPGLIETDQVTQFLRGIAAREGWGEDLARAREHLLANVARQTVRRLGRPEDVAAYVCYVASPLSDFMTGSVVRIDGGSTPTL; this is encoded by the coding sequence ATGGACCTCCAGCTCGAGGACCGCGTCGCGCTCGTCACCGGCAGCACCGCCGGGATCGGCGCGGCGATCGCGGAGGGGCTCGCGCGCGAAGGCGCGACGGTCGTGGTGCACGGCCGCTCGCAGGAGCGCGCCGAGGCGGTCGTGGAGCGCATCCGAATCGCGGGCGGGACCGCCCACGTCGCGCTCGGCGATCTCCGCGGCGACGAGGGTGCGAGGGCGGTGCTCGATCAGGTGCGCGCGGTGGTCGATCGCGTCGACATCCTGGTGAACAACGTCGGCGGCTCGGACACCAGCAAGGGCTCGTGGCTCGACACCACGCTCGACGAGTGGTCCGACGCCTACGACGCGAACACGCTCGCCGCGGTGCGCCTCGTGCGCGCCCTCGTGCCCGCGATGAAGGCGCGCGGCTGGGGACGCGTGATCCAGATCTCGTCACGCAACGCGATCTCGCCCTACGCCAACATGCCTGCGTACGGTGCCGCGAAGGCGGCGCTCAACAACATGACGCTCTCGCTGTCGAAGGAGCTCGCGTTCACCGGCGTCACCGCGAACGCGGTGATGCCCGGGCTGATCGAGACCGACCAGGTGACGCAGTTCCTCCGCGGCATCGCCGCGCGCGAGGGCTGGGGCGAGGACCTCGCGCGGGCGCGCGAGCACCTCCTCGCGAACGTCGCGCGGCAGACGGTGCGCCGCCTCGGCCGGCCCGAGGACGTCGCGGCGTACGTCTGCTACGTCGCGAGCCCTCTGAGCGACTTCATGACCGGGAGCGTCGTCCGCATCGACGGCGGATCGACGCCGACGCTGTGA
- a CDS encoding helix-turn-helix transcriptional regulator, which yields MTSARDIVPISARLLERLEALGTPRDRVLAHAGLAATTALSTEQFFAFWRAVEEVSPRRDLGLVVGAEASERGYSVASAAALHAADLAGALHTLARYKRLTCPEVVELEVARGEAHVRFHWVLATSEVPRLLVDSTFASFTSLARRGTAGAVAPLRIELARAAGDAALLRERLGCPVAFGAPVDRITFAERALAARFVTADAEAFSRVVPGLEAELVGRSRTRSLRDEVRLVIARKMSSGARPSVDQVARGMHVSARTLQRRLGEERTSYQEQLDAVRRTSARRLLANTDLDPIDIAFLLGFEEPNSFVRAFRGWERTTPTRWRARVARG from the coding sequence GTGACGAGCGCGCGCGACATCGTGCCGATCTCGGCGCGCCTGCTCGAGCGGCTCGAGGCGCTCGGCACGCCGCGCGATCGCGTGCTCGCGCACGCCGGGCTCGCCGCGACGACCGCGCTCTCGACCGAGCAGTTCTTCGCGTTCTGGCGCGCCGTCGAGGAGGTGTCGCCGCGGCGCGATCTCGGGCTCGTCGTGGGCGCGGAGGCGTCGGAGCGCGGCTACAGCGTCGCGTCCGCGGCGGCGCTGCACGCGGCGGATCTCGCGGGCGCGCTCCACACGCTCGCGCGCTACAAGCGCCTCACCTGCCCCGAGGTCGTCGAGCTCGAGGTCGCGCGCGGCGAGGCCCACGTGCGGTTCCACTGGGTGCTCGCGACGAGCGAGGTGCCGCGGCTGCTCGTCGACAGCACGTTCGCGTCGTTCACGTCGCTCGCGCGGCGCGGCACCGCGGGCGCGGTGGCGCCGCTGCGGATCGAGCTCGCGCGCGCGGCGGGCGACGCCGCGCTGCTGCGGGAGCGCCTCGGGTGTCCGGTCGCGTTCGGCGCGCCGGTCGATCGGATCACGTTCGCCGAGCGCGCGCTGGCTGCGCGCTTCGTCACCGCCGACGCGGAGGCGTTCTCGCGCGTCGTGCCGGGGCTCGAGGCGGAGCTCGTCGGACGATCACGGACGAGGTCGCTGCGCGACGAGGTGCGGCTGGTGATCGCACGCAAGATGAGCAGCGGCGCGAGGCCGAGCGTGGACCAGGTCGCGCGCGGGATGCACGTCAGCGCGCGCACGCTTCAGCGCCGGCTCGGCGAGGAGCGGACGAGCTACCAAGAGCAGCTCGATGCGGTCCGTCGCACGTCGGCGCGGCGCCTGCTCGCGAACACCGATCTCGATCCGATCGACATCGCGTTCCTGCTCGGCTTCGAGGAGCCGAACTCGTTCGTGCGCGCGTTCCGCGGCTGGGAGCGCACGACCCCGACGCGCTGGCGCGCCCGCGTCGCGCGCGGCTGA
- a CDS encoding aldo/keto reductase family oxidoreductase: MPEHTVVDRHPLGTLTVRRLGYGAMQLAGPGVFGPPADRRAAVAVLREAVERGVDHLDTSDVYGPHVTNQIIREALHPYRDGLVIATKVGAVRGPGGSWEAAASAADIERSVYDNLRNLGLDVLDVVNLRVMYRAEGPAEGSIEAPLTALAELQRRGLVRHIGVSNVTPAQIAEARRLTEIVCVQNHYNLRHREDDPVIDELAALGIAYVPFFPLGGFTPLQSRTLDAVAARLGATPMQVALAWLLRRSPNVLLIPGTSSIAHLRENLASASLVLGADDVETLDGLSARA; encoded by the coding sequence ATGCCCGAACACACCGTCGTAGATCGCCATCCGCTCGGCACGCTCACCGTTCGTCGCCTCGGCTACGGGGCCATGCAGCTCGCCGGTCCCGGCGTCTTCGGTCCGCCCGCGGATCGCAGGGCCGCCGTCGCGGTGCTCCGCGAGGCCGTCGAGCGGGGCGTCGACCACCTCGACACCAGCGACGTCTACGGTCCCCACGTCACGAACCAGATCATCCGCGAGGCGCTGCATCCCTATCGCGATGGGCTCGTCATCGCGACGAAGGTCGGCGCCGTGCGAGGCCCGGGCGGGTCGTGGGAGGCCGCCGCGTCCGCCGCGGACATCGAGCGCTCCGTCTACGACAACCTGCGGAACCTCGGCCTCGACGTGCTCGACGTCGTGAACCTCCGCGTGATGTACCGCGCCGAGGGCCCGGCGGAGGGCTCGATCGAGGCGCCGCTCACCGCGCTCGCCGAGCTGCAGCGGCGCGGGCTGGTCCGGCACATCGGCGTCAGCAACGTCACCCCCGCGCAGATCGCGGAGGCGCGCCGGCTCACCGAGATCGTGTGCGTGCAGAACCACTACAACCTGCGGCACCGCGAGGACGACCCCGTCATCGACGAGCTCGCGGCGCTCGGGATCGCGTACGTGCCCTTCTTCCCGCTCGGCGGGTTCACGCCGCTGCAGTCCCGCACGCTCGACGCGGTGGCCGCGCGGCTCGGCGCGACGCCGATGCAAGTCGCGCTCGCGTGGCTGCTGCGTCGCTCGCCCAACGTGCTGCTCATCCCCGGGACGTCGTCGATCGCGCACCTCCGAGAGAACCTGGCGAGCGCGTCGCTCGTGCTCGGAGCCGACGACGTCGAGACGCTCGACGGGCTCTCGGCGCGCGCGTGA
- a CDS encoding oxidoreductase encodes MDTNDKVWLVTGSSRGLGRAIADAVLAAGDRLVATARDPRALDDLVAQDPARVLAVALDVTRAADARRVVDAAVERFGRIDVLVNNAGYANSAAIEDVDEDDFRAQLETNFFGVFHVTRAVLPVMRRRGSGHIVQISSIGGRLGSPGLGAYQSAKWAVEGLTEVLAREVTPLGIRTTIVEPGGMRTDWAGSSMQVHEPSAPYRATVGVHNQHTRESRDMMRGDPAKAAQAILRIVSVAEPPLRLLLGTDAVHLAEWVAQKRAAEDARWKDLASSTDFDGMAPFATTELGRSLTRGGA; translated from the coding sequence ATGGACACCAACGACAAGGTCTGGCTCGTCACCGGGAGCTCGCGCGGTCTCGGCCGCGCGATCGCGGACGCCGTGCTCGCAGCGGGCGATCGGCTCGTCGCCACCGCGCGTGATCCGCGCGCGCTCGACGACCTCGTCGCGCAGGACCCGGCGCGCGTGCTCGCGGTCGCGCTCGACGTGACGCGAGCCGCCGACGCGCGACGGGTCGTCGACGCCGCGGTCGAGCGCTTCGGGCGCATCGACGTGCTCGTGAACAACGCGGGCTACGCGAACTCCGCGGCGATCGAGGACGTCGACGAGGACGACTTCCGCGCGCAGCTCGAGACGAACTTCTTCGGCGTGTTCCACGTCACGCGCGCGGTGCTCCCGGTCATGCGGCGACGGGGCTCGGGCCACATCGTCCAGATCTCGTCGATCGGCGGTCGGCTCGGCAGCCCGGGGCTCGGCGCGTACCAGTCGGCGAAGTGGGCGGTCGAGGGGCTGACCGAGGTGCTGGCGCGCGAGGTCACGCCGCTCGGCATCCGCACGACGATCGTCGAGCCCGGCGGGATGCGGACCGACTGGGCGGGCTCGTCGATGCAGGTGCACGAGCCGAGCGCGCCCTATCGCGCGACCGTCGGCGTGCACAACCAACACACGCGCGAGTCGCGCGACATGATGCGCGGCGATCCCGCGAAGGCCGCGCAGGCGATCCTGCGCATCGTGTCGGTCGCCGAGCCGCCGCTCCGTCTGCTCCTCGGCACCGACGCGGTTCACCTGGCCGAGTGGGTCGCGCAGAAGCGCGCCGCCGAGGACGCGCGATGGAAGGACCTCGCGTCGAGCACCGACTTCGACGGCATGGCGCCCTTCGCGACGACCGAGCTCGGACGCTCGCTCACGCGCGGAGGCGCGTGA
- a CDS encoding LysR substrate-binding domain-containing protein — translation MDDLADLTAFLAVAREGGFRSAARVTGTSASRLGDAVRRLEARLGVRLLHRTTRSVTTTDAGARLLERITPALGEVRAALDVVNDFRDRPAGRLRLNVPTAAARLVLPHVVPAFLAKYPDIQLEVSADERLVDTVAEGFDAGIRYEAWLEKDMVAVPIGPRVQRFAAAASPAYLARRGRPTHPRELLEHDCLRWRFTRGAPHPWDLERDGETITVDPKGPLIAGFGGATDLAVAAAVAGTGIIYLFEDWLRPFLDRGELVPVLQPWWRSVSGPFLYYPGRRHLPAPLRAFVDFVRSMEPTQPRARRRAAR, via the coding sequence ATGGACGATCTCGCAGACCTCACCGCGTTCCTGGCGGTCGCTCGAGAGGGCGGGTTCCGCAGCGCCGCGCGCGTCACGGGCACGAGCGCGTCGCGCCTCGGCGACGCAGTGCGCCGGCTCGAAGCCCGGCTCGGAGTCCGGCTGCTCCACCGCACGACCCGCAGCGTCACGACGACCGACGCGGGAGCGCGCCTGCTCGAGCGGATCACGCCGGCGCTCGGCGAGGTGCGCGCCGCGCTCGACGTGGTGAACGACTTCCGCGATCGCCCCGCGGGCCGCCTGCGGCTCAACGTGCCGACCGCCGCGGCGCGGCTCGTCCTGCCTCACGTCGTGCCGGCGTTCCTCGCGAAGTACCCCGACATCCAGCTCGAGGTGAGCGCGGACGAGCGCCTGGTCGACACGGTCGCCGAGGGCTTCGACGCCGGCATCCGCTACGAGGCGTGGCTCGAGAAGGACATGGTGGCGGTGCCGATCGGCCCGCGCGTCCAGCGCTTCGCCGCGGCGGCGTCCCCCGCGTACCTGGCGCGACGAGGTCGCCCGACGCATCCGCGCGAGCTGCTCGAGCACGACTGTCTGCGGTGGCGCTTCACCCGCGGCGCGCCGCACCCGTGGGACCTCGAGCGCGACGGCGAGACGATCACGGTGGACCCGAAGGGCCCGCTCATCGCGGGCTTCGGCGGCGCCACCGATCTCGCGGTGGCGGCGGCGGTGGCGGGCACCGGGATCATCTACCTGTTCGAAGACTGGCTGCGGCCGTTCCTCGATCGCGGGGAGCTCGTGCCGGTGCTCCAGCCGTGGTGGAGGAGCGTCTCCGGGCCGTTCCTCTACTACCCCGGCCGCCGGCACCTGCCGGCGCCGCTCCGCGCGTTCGTCGACTTCGTGAGGTCGATGGAGCCGACGCAGCCGCGCGCACGTCGCCGCGCTGCGCGTTGA
- a CDS encoding helix-turn-helix domain-containing protein: protein MAELTRVTGVSVRSLQEGFRRSRGCSPLTFARTRRLERARVLLLTHDDALTVSEVAQRVGIPHFGRFSVYYRQRFGETPTQTLGRSFGARSTQGETQVGTAPAAP, encoded by the coding sequence ATGGCGGAGCTCACGCGCGTGACGGGCGTCAGTGTGCGGTCCCTCCAGGAGGGATTCCGGAGGTCCCGCGGATGCTCACCGCTCACCTTCGCGCGCACGCGCCGGCTCGAGCGCGCGCGTGTGCTGCTGTTGACGCACGACGACGCGCTGACCGTGAGCGAGGTCGCGCAGCGCGTCGGCATCCCGCACTTCGGTCGGTTCAGCGTGTACTACCGACAGCGCTTCGGCGAGACGCCGACGCAGACGCTGGGGCGGTCGTTCGGCGCGCGATCGACGCAGGGCGAGACGCAGGTGGGCACTGCGCCCGCCGCACCGTAA